From the genome of Syntrophorhabdaceae bacterium:
ACTCATAATACACCCCCTGATAAATTTTTGTTACCTCGTTCCTAACGGACGATACCTTTTTTGAAAAGATACTCATGGAAACAGTTGCATAGCATATAAATTGTATACAATTTGATCCTGTTACAGTTTTTACTGTATGGATATGCTTTTGTCAAGAAGTTTTTGAAGACATATGCTCTGCAACCCTGTAGGCCTCTATCAGACCGGTTGGGTCGGCGATGCCCTTGCCGGCAATATCGAGTCCTGTGCCGTGACCCGGAGAGGTCCGTATAAATGGAAGCCCGAGGGTAATATTGACCGTCCTCGAAAAATCGAGCGTCTTAACAGGGATCAACCCCTGATCGTGATACATGGCGACGTAGGCGTTGCAGTCCCTTCTGTGGAAGAGAGTATCGGCAGGGAAGGGCCCGTCTGTATGAATACCCGCTGCCCTTGCAAGACCGATCGCCTTATCGATTGTGTCTTCTTCCTTCCCTATGATGCCCTGTTCCCCGGCATGCGGGTTAAGCCCACAGACCTTGATGTATGGTTTTTGAATCCCAAAATATCTTTGCAGAGAACTGTATGTGATCGTTATGGTTTTTAAGACCTTGTCCGCAGTGATCGATCCGGCAACATCTTTCAGGGGGATATGGATGGTTACGAGGGATACCTTCATTGTCCTGTTCGCCATCATCATCACATACTCCGTAACCCCTCCGTAATGAGCCAGGAGTTCCGTATGCCCCGTAAACTCTATCCCGGCTGAATGTATTGATTTTTTGTTGATAGGGCAGGTTACGATCGCCGAAGCCTCTCCTGAAAAGAGAAGCTTCAGTCCTTCTATAATGTACCTGAAAGATGCCTCACCGGATTTCGGACCCGTTACGCCAGGATTGACAGTATTGATGATCCCGAGATCAATGAATTCCGCGTCCCCGGGCGAACCCTTTCTGAATGGCTTAAAACCGGGCGCACTTTTGCGAAAAAGGGCTTGCTGCGTCTGATATATTACCTGAAGATCGCCGATAACAACAGGTATGCTTCGCTTGCAGATATGGGGTAAAGATTTAACGATGATCTCCCCGCCTATGCCTGCGGGGTCGCCCATGGTCACAACTATCCTCTTCATACCGAATTGCCTTCTCCAGGAAAAAACAGGTCATGGTTTAGGCTAAGGTTAAGCAAACTGCTGATTTTCCTCAACCTCAACCTTAACCTCAGTTATAGTATATCGCAACTTCAAGTTCATCTCCTTACGACATACAATTCGTACCTTACGGATGTTCCGGATTCTTTTGCAGTTCACTATATACTATATACTATATTACTGCTTCTTCCGCCGAACGTTCTCTTTCGATATACGATCTACGAAATACGATATACGATTTTCTATGAGCCATGAGCTATCAGCCATGAGCTGATTTATCTCAGATCTTAACCTCGATGTATGATGACTTTCTCAGTTTGTCGATGTATTCTTTATATCTCTTTTCTGATTCCTCGAAAACGATCTTTTCCCGGATCGCATCTTTTACAACCTCGAAGGGCAGTGTGTCTGATTTTTTTATCTCTATAAGTTTAAGAATATGGAAGCCATAAGGCGTTTGTATTACCTGGGTATATGATCCCTGTGTGATCAGCGCGAGCGGATTTTTCAATTGGGGCATGAGATCTTCCCTTTTTACATATCCAATGTCCGCATCTGTTTTTGCCGATGGGTCATCGGAGAATTCTCTTGCAACCTCTTCAAAAGGTTTGCCCTCGCTCAGGAGCTTGTATGCTGCCATTATCCTCTGCGCGCCGTCCTGCCTCTGTCCTGATATAAATATCTGTTTTAGCCTGTATTCTTCTTCTTTGTATTCTCCAATGTGCTTGTTATAATATTCTTTTAAATCATTCTCCGTAATATTGACCTCCGACGAGATCACGCGCGCAAGCACCCTGCTGCGAAGGATATTCATCCTGATCCCTTCCCGGAAGCCTTTGTAGGTGATATTTTCCTTTTTCAGTTGTTCTCTCAACTCTGTTTCCGTAATGAGATTCTGTTTCTTGATATTCTCGATGATGTTTTCGATCTCTCTGTCAGAGATATCGATCTTCAATTTTCTGGCCTGCTGCTTTATGAGCAGATCGTTGATGAAGATGTCGATCTTTTCCTTGAGTTCCAGGTTCCTTAGATATTCATTGACCGATGTATACTTGCCCTGTTTTTCCACATGGACATAGTGTTCAACGTCTTTTAACGTGATGATGTCATCGTTGACAATGGCGATTATCCTGTCGACCACTTCACAGTGGAGGCCTGCCGGCAGTATGAGCGACAGGATAATCAGGAGTATTCCGTACAGCTTGCTCATTTCTTTGCAGGCGGTGGTTCTTGCTTCTCCGGTGTTTTTGGACTTTCAGTTTTTTCCGGTTTTTCCTGTTTTTCAGGCAACGCAGGTTTTTCCTCTTTCAGGAGTTCTTCGTTAATGGTGATTTTGGCAGCCTTCTTCAATTCCTCTATATATTTCTCAAGAAGCTCCTTCTGTTTTTCCTGGATCAGCTGCTGCCTGATAAAATCCTTTACCTCATCGAAGGATACGTACGCAGGAGGTTTGGCACCTTCCAGCCTGATGATATGGTATCCGAACTGTGTTTTAACAGGTCCCGTTACCTGGCCCACCTTTGTCAGTTTGAAGGCTGCCGCTTCGTATTCAGGCAATAATGTCCCCTTGGGGTGGAAGCCGATCTCGCCGCCGCTGGCCTTGGCATTCGGGTCAATGGAATATTTTTTTGCAAGCTCTACGAAATCCTCGCCCTTTTTCAGCCTTTCCATGACCTGTTTTGCTTCTTCGTCGGT
Proteins encoded in this window:
- the pdxA gene encoding 4-hydroxythreonine-4-phosphate dehydrogenase PdxA, giving the protein MKRIVVTMGDPAGIGGEIIVKSLPHICKRSIPVVIGDLQVIYQTQQALFRKSAPGFKPFRKGSPGDAEFIDLGIINTVNPGVTGPKSGEASFRYIIEGLKLLFSGEASAIVTCPINKKSIHSAGIEFTGHTELLAHYGGVTEYVMMMANRTMKVSLVTIHIPLKDVAGSITADKVLKTITITYSSLQRYFGIQKPYIKVCGLNPHAGEQGIIGKEEDTIDKAIGLARAAGIHTDGPFPADTLFHRRDCNAYVAMYHDQGLIPVKTLDFSRTVNITLGLPFIRTSPGHGTGLDIAGKGIADPTGLIEAYRVAEHMSSKTS
- a CDS encoding peptidylprolyl isomerase → MKKILICLIAFLFVFSCAKKDNSKVLVSIDGDAITLEEFNKELDKIPMNMKMLVATQSGKKTYLDRLIMKKLLLREAAKSKIEDEKDFQNRLSDIKEQLLIESLLKKKIAADSQLTDNDMKKYYDANKEKFKKEKEINTRHILLKTDEEAKQVMERLKKGEDFVELAKKYSIDPNAKASGGEIGFHPKGTLLPEYEAAAFKLTKVGQVTGPVKTQFGYHIIRLEGAKPPAYVSFDEVKDFIRQQLIQEKQKELLEKYIEELKKAAKITINEELLKEEKPALPEKQEKPEKTESPKTPEKQEPPPAKK
- a CDS encoding peptidyl-prolyl cis-trans isomerase; amino-acid sequence: MSKLYGILLIILSLILPAGLHCEVVDRIIAIVNDDIITLKDVEHYVHVEKQGKYTSVNEYLRNLELKEKIDIFINDLLIKQQARKLKIDISDREIENIIENIKKQNLITETELREQLKKENITYKGFREGIRMNILRSRVLARVISSEVNITENDLKEYYNKHIGEYKEEEYRLKQIFISGQRQDGAQRIMAAYKLLSEGKPFEEVAREFSDDPSAKTDADIGYVKREDLMPQLKNPLALITQGSYTQVIQTPYGFHILKLIEIKKSDTLPFEVVKDAIREKIVFEESEKRYKEYIDKLRKSSYIEVKI